A window of the Fusarium poae strain DAOMC 252244 chromosome 3, whole genome shotgun sequence genome harbors these coding sequences:
- a CDS encoding hypothetical protein (SECRETED:SignalP(1-19)) has translation MRFLPFVAAALAVVPGVLAVDQKKSAIVWFEDESTPDSIVEECKDALKKAGGKITHVYSIIKGFSVIAPEKALEIVQINHEDHQIRVEKDEVVTTD, from the exons ATGAGATTCCTCCCTTTCGTCGCTGCTGCGCTTGCAGTTGTTCCCGGTGTCCTTGCTGTTGATCAGAAGAAGTCTGCCATCGTCTGGTTCGAGGACGAGTCCACACCCGATTCAATTGTTGAAGAGTGCAAAGACGCTCTCAAGAAGGCTGGCGGCAAGATCACACATGTTTATTCAATCATCAA GGGCTTCTCCGTCATCGCACCCGAGAAGGCGCTCGAGATCGTCCAGATTAACCACGAGGACCATCAGATTCGTGTCGAGAAGGACGAGGTTGTGACGACCGACTGA
- the CRP28 gene encoding 40S ribosomal protein S23: MAGGKPRGLNAARKLRTNRKDQKWADLAYKKRALGTAYKSSPFGGSSHAKGIVLEKVGVEAKQPNSAIRKCVRVQLIKNGKKVTAFVPNDGCLNFVDENDEVLLAGFGRKGKAKGDIPGVRFKVVKVSGVGLLALWKEKKEKPRS, encoded by the exons ATGGCTGGAGGCAAACCCCGTGGTCTTAACGCCGCCCGTAAGCTGCGAACAAACCGAAAGGACCAGAAATGGGCCGATCTCGCCTACAAGAAGCGTGCCCTTGGTACCGCTTATAAGTCTTCTCCATTCGGAGGTTCTTCTCACGCCAAGGGCATCGTCCTCGAGAAGGTCGGTGTCGAGGCCAAGCAGCCCAACTCCGCTATCCGAAAATGTGTCCGTGTTCAGCTCATCAAGAACGGAAAGAAGGTCACTGCCTTCG TCCCCAATGACGGTTGCTTGAACTTCGTGGACGAGAACGACGAGGTCCTCCTGGCTGGTTTCGGTCGCAAGGGCAAGGCCAAGGGTGATATTCCCGGTGTGCGATTCAAGGTCGTCAAGGTCTCTGGTGTCGGTCTCCTTGCTCTgtggaaggagaagaaggagaagcccCGTTCTTAA
- a CDS encoding hypothetical protein (BUSCO:45924at5125) yields the protein MSHLIRPTSRQRDPPPSLFLHPSPSASNTSLPNTHAPAVPFIGQPSNLRTNVEHAPSVKSGRSGTVVPQRAGLYPAESTRATGDRTDLLWSEMQATLEEVELSASGGTHVFGPDHDRKLADLRAAQIALAQAWARSEADDVIETAQLDHVGSVTGSEVRNMKGALGDTSKSGLEGTERSAVGSSSISRPDSSGTGVERLGHKLEEETEVDILLARKRREANDRYFQRVNQGVIDVVTRLEDVAVAMRAVEQESKEVWNENDSIPGGTRG from the coding sequence ATGTCTCATTTAATTCGACCGACAAGTCGACAACGAGACCCGCCCCCTTCTTTATTTCTACATCCAtctccttcagcttcaaATACCTCCTTACCAAATACCCATGCGCCGGCTGTACCTTTTATTGGACAACCATCAAATCTGAGGACGAATGTCGAGCATGCGCCATCTGTAAAGTCTGGACGTTCTGGAACCGTTGTGCCTCAGCGGGCTGGATTATATCCTGCAGAGAGTACTCGCGCTACTGGCGATCGTACTGACCTCCTATGGTCCGAAATGCAAGCAACCCTGGAAGAAGTCGAACTGTCAGCCTCTGGAGGGACCCATGTATTCGGCCCAGATCATGACAGAAAACTGGCTGACCTACGAGCTGCTCAAATCGCTCTCGCTCAAGCTTGGGCAAGAAGTGAAGCAGACGATGTTATAGAAACGGCACAACTCGATCATGTGGGGTCTGTAACTGGATCCGAAGTTCGAAACATGAAGGGTGCGTTGGGAGATACGTCAAAGTCTGGCCTCGAAGGCACCGAGAGGAGTGCAGTTGGAAGTAGCAGCATTTCGCGACCCGATAGCAGCGGTACGGGGGTAGAGAGACTGGGTCATAAGCTCGAAGAAGAGACAGAAGTGGACATTCTTCTAGCAAGGAAAAGACGGGAAGCCAACGATCGATATTTCCAAAGAGTCAACCAGGGCGTCATCGATGTTGTAACACGGCTGGAAGATGTCGCCGTCGCCATGAGAGCTGTTGAACAGGAGAGCAAGGAAGTCTGGAATGAGAATGACAGTATTCCCGGAGGCACGAGAGGTTGA
- a CDS encoding hypothetical protein (TransMembrane:1 (o245-262i)~BUSCO:49982at5125): MSSASQLFLLADHIKLSLLERQRAKNLNLEGDSQDGHISRSFDQFRDGLTSLRKEEQRLVEAGDATAASSLAESISSLQKQLDDLTAQFRGHPSSSTTETLTHPNSEELADDFEHAASTSPTSRKPKTVRFSDTPPSPSAELFGRYRDDPDDSAGYRDEAHGMDNQQLHQYHAQILEQQDEQLDRLGESIGRQRELSMQIGDELDSHVAMLDDVEAVTDRHQSRLDRASRMLGKVARGAGENKQMTTIVVLIIILVLLIAILK, translated from the exons ATGTCGAGCGCAAGCCAGCTCTTTCTTCTCGCCGACCATATAAAGCTCTCGCTTCTCGAGCGACAGCGAGCAAAGAATCTAAACCTCGAAGGCGACTCCCAGGATGGTCACATCTCCCGGTCTTTTGACCAGTTCCGTGATGGCTTGACCAGCCTCCGCAAGGAGGAACAGCGGCTCGTCGAAGCTGGTGATGCAAC TGCCGCCTCCAGCCTCGCAGAATCCATCTCCTCGCTCCAGAAACAACTAGACGACCTTACAGCCCAATTCCGAGGCCacccctcctcctcaacaactGAAACTCTCACCCATCCTAACTCGGAGGAACTCGCCGACGATTTTGAACATGCAGCTTCTACATCGCCGACCTCTCGAAAGCCAAAAACTGTTCGTTTCAGCGACACCCCTCCTTCCCCATCCGCCGAGCTTTTCGGCCGCTATCGCGATGATCCCGATGACAGCGCAGGCTACCGGGATGAAGCCCACGGGATGGACAACCAGCAGCTTCACCAGTATCACGCTCAGATTCTTGAGCAACAAGACGAGCAGCTCGATCGCCTGGGCGAGTCTATCGGACGCCAGCGCGAACTGAGCATGCAAATCGGGGATGAGCTTGACAGCCACGTTGCTATGCtcgatgatgttgaggcTGTCACCGACCGCCATCAAAGCCGGTTGGACCGCGCAAGTCGAATGCTCGGAAAGGTTGCTCGCGGGGCAGGCGAGAATAAGCAAATGACCACTATTGTAGTTCTCATAATTATTCTCGTGCTTCTGATTGCTATCCTGAAATGA
- a CDS encoding hypothetical protein (TransMembrane:9 (i115-133o145-166i187-208o214-231i240-259o265-285i316-334o340-357i369-389o)~BUSCO:36493at5125), translating into MRFNALPRAAAWAQCRGISGPTLRVRRQFQARPSPVHISKSLRQPWHNTQRVVAFHEAKSRPQSSTVVAQDLDSPSVATTPAPYKPPETGLLAKLPASWVPYAELIRLDKPAGTYYLFFPCLFSTLMAAPMAMPMASPGSVIGTSLLFFSGALIMRGAGCTINDLWDRNLDPHVSRTRLRPIARGAITPFKGLVFTGFQLLTGLGILLQFPLPCLFYGVPSLILVASYPLAKRVTYYPQAVLGLTFSWGAIMGFPALGIDLLSHTPALTAAVCLYASNIAWTVLYDMIYAHMDIKDDAKAGIKSIALKHDAETKQVLTGLAAAQISLLAAAGYAAGAGPAFFVGSCGGAMITLGLMIKRVNLKNVKDCWWWFINGCWITGGVVSLGLGADYVVRYLEVSKEDKSEN; encoded by the coding sequence ATGAGATTCAATGCACTCCCTCGGGCTGCGGCCTGGGCTCAATGTCGAGGCATCTCGGGTCCAACATTGAGAGTTCGCAGACAATTTCAAGCACGACCCTCTCCTGTTCATATTTCAAAATCCTTGAGGCAACCATGGCACAACACCCAGCGAGTGGTTGCGTTCCACGAAGCTAAATCTCGTCCTCAGTCCTCAACAGTGGTTGCTCAAGATCTGGACTCACCCTCAGTTgcaacaacaccagcacctTATAAACCGCCTGAGACAGGACTGCTAGCTAAGCTCCCAGCATCTTGGGTGCCTTATGCTGAACTTATTCGACTTGACAAGCCCGCAGGTACTTACTACCTCTTCTTTCCATGTCTCTTTTCCACACTCATGGCTGCTCCAATGGCCATGCCAATGGCAAGTCCGGGCTCTGTTATTGGAACCTcactccttttcttttccggAGCCCTCATAATGAGAGGAGCTGGATGTACCATCAATGATCTCTGGGACCGGAACCTGGATCCACATGTGTCGCGAACTCGACTCCGACCGATTGCTCGCGGCGCCATTACTCCTTTCAAAGGACTTGTCTTTACCGGATTTCAGCTTCTCACTGGCCTGGGAATATTGCTACAATTTCCTTTACCTTGTCTGTTCTACGGTGTCCCTAGCTTGATTTTGGTGGCCAGCTATCCTTTGGCCAAGAGAGTCACATATTACCCTCAAGCAGTCCTTGGCCTGACCTTCTCATGGGGAGCAATCATGGGGTTTCCGGCACTTGGAATTGACTTGCTATCACATACACCTGCTCTAACTGCCGCAGTCTGTCTCTATGCCTCCAATATTGCATGGACAGTGCTGTACGACATGATCTATGCTCACATGGACATCAAGGACGACGCCAAGGCAGGAATCAAGAGCATTGCGTTGAAGCATGATGCCGAGACTAAGCAAGTGCTTACGGGATTGGCGGCTGCACAGATATCACTTCTTGCTGCAGCTGGGTATGCAGCTGGTGCTGGGCCAGCCTTCTTTGTTGGAAGCTGTGGAGGAGCAATGATCACGCTTGGTCTTATGATCAAACGAGTCAATCTTAAAAATGTCAAGGATTGCTGGTGGTGGTTCATCAATGGCTGCTGGATCACTGGCGGAGTGGTCAGTTTGGGGCTGGGTGCAGACTATGTTGTCAGATATCTCGAGGTATCCAAGGAGGATAAATCTGAGAACTAA
- a CDS encoding hypothetical protein (BUSCO:3717at5125) — translation MPTSLHPQAKFDPIPPDLDLYSLVDKTSNFQWVQRVSRSQIRTLGQQEFEKLVLIHVIIGGKPLIIDGWDGVLPTSLFDVAWLEKTHDKTQENVRDITAGTDIPMTMGHYLRSMRQLANQWTPANFRDERRQRLYLKDIDCPAEWHDALQKVIHPNLFYLNENASQAGGLQQDETAFRDEAAAAPAGDLMSSLPEEMRAQNLMCYVGHEGTYTPAHREMCASLGQNIMVEASSDENGEKTGSSIWFMTESKDREVVREYFLSMLGHDIEIEKHFAQINAWKKAPFDVYIVEQRVGDFILIPPLAAHQVWNRGTRTIKVAWNRTTAETLEMALHEALPKARLVCRDEQYKNKAIIFFTLQKYYRQLQKLEENAEMTSMSFMGIGQDILRSSPRAKQLAGDFKKLFALFTEILLDEMFAFKEKEVELIEFDSCITCSYCRSNIFNRFLTCKHCTRMLVNGDEDTYDVCMECYAMGRSCACLSGLQWCEQWTWADLVNNYEDWRSMIIKNDGFVDFESSPQPLEIARQRSAKKSLAQICQEALRRRPWKDITQPERELTPSESEPEVDGEGRPKKKYKRKKKRGELRRCHVCCHKDYAYRVHQCTNPGCTESYCYGVLYRAFDMLPQKVLEDEQWQCPKCLGICNCGYCRRVGNTDPYTPKNTLLGHDTRPIADDRSVEALVDFRVHNLSWLKAAGEESRSNNSRRMKRLREQADSAKAQDITEQEEAEQAIQADAEPHEASRVHVSGMNGYGDQSHVLSGHGDQHMTDNNVQGPLPRYHEMNGEQADESMAMDMSQLEDADASLYPDPSLVARQRIGMGYYEPDDAPDRILFDPFQAPSEEAIRPSEPDVPEFVKKSIRAAKRKAKRENEDPDFVVGKGHHKKPRLTTEPEVDFLDSMDPALFNGPPIAPVAVMDHPSQANGDQSVAQDEATDNVRDASDEAPAPPKKRGQLLFDANEPELRHAKPIASYVEAEMDSDEFEEEQVQQAKAPSTQSDAVGAKKSDVDLAADAVRALFGTSSSSSPQPFIEADPASSAETGTPKRRGRPPKNASSVTQSTPVGSSQRPNYGRKGRPRGRPRKSLLSLVTATGNSTEIIDESSRNQDSDSDVEHEKMVRELEANLAADLTQGVSEATVEPTQPRRRGRPRKSGVATIAVASAPTAVPEEDVEIEGRFSRSARRTRGSEDAVNKPSRPSISPPPPTAGGAGTHFMSMAERMALKGKKFKIGKRKSKGVSDSAAATQSEATTPTSNAEAPKEVADEPMADYEELISREPSPDSEYTGRQSPQVSVDHESSRSPSPPPPTRRPAQPTVVRIGDTDSEAGQSDSMTGSESGSDGDIPARQSFGRGGGRGRGRGRGRPRGRGRGH, via the exons ATGCCGACATCACTGCATCCGCAGGCAAAATTCGATCCTATACCACCTGACTTAGACTTGTATAGTCTAGTGGACAAGACCTCTAACTTCCAATGGGTTCAGCGCGTTTCAAGAAGTCAAATACGCACCCTTGGTCAACAGGAGTTTGAGAAGCTTGTGTTGATTCACGTTATCATCGGCGGCAAGCCTCTGATTATTGATGGATGGGACGGCGTTCTCCCCACATCCCTTTTTGACGTAGCTTGGCTAGAGAAGACACATGATAAAACAC AGGAGAATGTGAGAGATATCACCGCTGGGACCGACATCCCTATGACGATGGGCCACTATCTACGATCAATGCGACAGCTCGCGAACCAGTGGACCCCCGCAAACTTCCGCGACGAGCGACGACAGCGTCTCTACCTTAAGGATATCGACTGCCCTGCAGAGTGGCATGATGCACTACAAAAAGTCATCCACCCGAATCTATTTTACCTAAACGAGAACGCCAGCCAAGCCGGAGGCTTACAACAGGATGAAACCGCATTCCGCGATGAAGCTGCAGCAGCGCCAGCCGGTGACCTGATGTCAAGTTTGCCAGAGGAGATGCGCGCCCAAAACCTTATGTGCTATGTTGGACACGAAGGTACATACACTCCAGCACATCGTGAAATGTGTGCATCGTTAGGCCAAAATATCATGGTGGAAGCATCGAGCGACGAGAATGGTGAGAAAACAGGCAGCTCGATCTGGTTTATGACGGAAAGCAAGGATCGTGAGGTTGTGCGCGAGTACTTCCTCTCCATGCTGGGCCATGATATTGAAATTGAGAAGCACTTTGCTCAAATCAACGCATGGAAGAAAGCGCCTTTCGACGTGTACATCGTCGAACAGAGAGTCGGCGATTTCATTCTGATTCCGCCCCTGGCAGCACATCAAGTTTGGAACCGAGGTACTCGAACGATAAAGGTGGCTTGGAATCGCACAACTGCCGAAACTCTTGAGATGGCTTTACATGAAGCGCTTCCGAAGGCTCGCCTTGTCTGTCGTGACGAGCAGTATAAAAACAAAGCCATTATCTTCTTCACTTTGCAGAAGTACTACCGTCAACTACAAAAACTCGAGGAGAATGCAGAAATGACATCCATGAGCTTTATGGGGATTGGGCAAGACATTCTCAGGAGCTCGCCTCGTGCCAAGCAACttgccggcgacttcaagaagctctttGCGCTCTTTACCGAGATCTTGCTTGACGAGATGTTTGCATTCAAGGAAAAGGAGGTGGAGTTGATTGAATTCGACTCTTGCATTACTTGTTCATATTGCAGAtccaacatcttcaacagGTTTCTGACGTGCAAACACTGCACTCGTATGCTCGTCAACGGTGATGAAGACACATATGATGTTTGTATGGAATGTTACGCTATGGGGCGGTCTTGCGCGTGTCTATCGGGTCTACAATGGTGCGAACAATGGACATGGGCTGATTTGGTCAATAATTACGAGGACTGGCGTTCTATGATTATTAAGAACGATGGGTTTGTTGACTTTGAGTCTTCGCCGCAGCCCCTTGAGATTGCCCGGCAGCGCTCTGCAAAGAAATCTCTCGCACAAATTTGTCAAGAGGCCTTAAGAAGGCGACCCTGGAAGGATATCACCCAGCCGGAACGTGAGCTTACCCCAAGCGAATCGGAGCCAGAGGTTGATGGAGAGGGAAGGCCTAAGAAAAAAtacaagaggaagaagaagcgaggAGAGCTCCGACGATGCCATGTATGCTGTCACAAGGACTATGCTTACCGAGTACACCAATGCACAAACCCCGGCTGCACCGAGTCTTACTGCTACGGCGTCCTTTACAGAGCCTTTGACATGTTACCACAAAAGGTTCTGGAGGATGAACAGTGGCAATGTCCTAAGTGCTTGGGTATCTGCAATTGCGGTTATTGCCGTCGTGTAGGCAACACAGACCCGTACACGCCAAAGAATACTTTGCTAGGACACGATACACGCCCCATCGCTGACGATCGAAGTGTGGAGGCGCTTGTTGATTTCCGTGTCCACAATCTCTCGTGGCTCAAGGCTGCTGGGGAGGAAAGTCGCAGTAACAACAGCAGACGAATGAAGAGATTGCGAGAGCAGGCCGACAGCGCAAAGGCACAGGATATCacagagcaagaagaagcagagcAAGCTATACAAGCCGATGCCGAGCCTCACGAAGCTAGTCGTGTGCATGTATCCGGCATGAACGGTTATGGAGATCAGAGTCATGTTCTTAGTGGCCACGGCGATCAGCACATGACCGACAACAACGTCCAAGGACCGTTGCCGCGTTATCATGAAATGAATGGCGAACAAGCCGACGAATCCATGGCTATGGATATGTCCCAGCTGGAAGATGCTGATGCATCCTTATACCCAGATCCTTCATTGGTGGCTCGACAGCGTATAGGCATGGGCTATTATGAACCAGACGATGCACCGGACAGGATTCTCTTTGACCCTTTCCAGGCACCTTCTGAGGAGGCCATACGGCCATCTGAGCCGGATGTTCCTGAATTTGTAAAGAAGTCTATTCGGGCGGCCAAAAGAAAAGCGAAAAGAGAGAACGAAGATCCAGATTTTGTTGTTGGCAAGGGGCATCACAAAAAGCCTCGTCTTACAACTGAACCTGAAGTAGACTTTTTGGACAGTATGGACCCTGCTTTATTCAACGGGCCGCCCATTGCTCCTGTAGCTGTTATGGATCACCCTAGTCAAGCTAATGGGGACCAAAGCGTGGCACAAGATGAAGCAACCGACAATGTTCGGGATGCATCAGATGAGGCTCCAGCTCCACCTAAGAAACGGGGTCAGTTGTTATTTGATGCGAACGAGCCGGAGCTTAGGCATGCCAAACCAATAGCATCCTACGTTGAGGCTGAAATGGATTCCGATGAGTTTgaagaggagcaagtccagCAAGCAAAGGCCCCATCAACTCAAAGTGATGCAGTTGGGGCTAAGAAATCGGATGTCGATCTAGCTGCTGATGCAGTTCGTGCTCTGTTTGgaacatcctcatcctctagTCCACAGCCCTTTATTGAGGCCGATCCAGCCTCTAGCGCCGAGACTGGGACTCCTAAACGACGTGGTCGTCCGCCCAAGAATGCATCCTCTGTCACGCAGTCCACGCCTGTCGGTTCGTCCCAAAGGCCCAACTACGGACGAAAAGGCCGGCCCAGAGGTcggcctcgaaaatcacttCTGTCTCTAGTTACAGCTACTGGCAACTCGACTGAGATCATCGATGAATCTTCTCGGAACCAAGACAGCGATAGTGACGTGGAACATGAGAAAATGGTCCGTGAGTTGGAGGCTAACCTCGCTGCAGACTTGACGCAAGGTGTGTCGGAGGCTACGGTAGAGCCTACTCAGCCTCGACGCCGAGGAAGACCAAGGAAATCCGGTGTGGCTACCATCGCGGTAGCTTCTGCCCCTACTGCTGTACCTGAAGAAGACGTTGAGATCGAGGGTCGTTTCTCCAGGTCGGCGCGTCGTACGCGTGGATCAGAGGATGCTGTGAACAAGCCCAGTCGACCATCCATCTCGCCTCCACCGCCAACGGCCGGTGGGGCAGGGACACATTTCATGTCTATGGCTGAGCGAATGGCACTTAAAGGAAAGAAATTCAAGATTGGCAAACGAAAGTCAAAGGGCGTCTCTGATAGTGCGGCTGCCACACAGTCGGAAGCCACGACGCCCACGTCAAACGCTGAAGCTCCCAAAGAGGTGGCTGACGAACCAATGGCGGACTATGAAGAACTGATCTCTCGTGAACCGAGCCCTGATAGTGAGTATACCGGCCGACAGTCGCCTCAAGTCTCTGTTGATCATGAGAGTTCGCGAAGTCCCTCACCACCTCCTCCCACCCGACGACCTGCACAGCCAACTGTAGTCCGGATTGGTGACACGGACTCGGAGGCAGGGCAGAGTGACTCTATGACAGGATCAGAATCGGGTAGCGACGGTGACATTCCTGCAAGACAAAGCTTTGGCCGCGGGGGTGGCCGCGGTCGGGGGCGTGGTAGAGGGAGGCCAAGGGGTAGAGGAAGAGGGCATTAA
- the CHI1_2 gene encoding Chitinase 1 (SECRETED:SignalP(1-31)~CAZy:GH18), with the protein MWPSIRRSLAAVAIFHATLCLALLLGRPLHTKEITQHTKNHVNAVYFTNWGIYGRNFQPQDLPASQITQVLFAFLNIKPDGTVYSGDSYADLEKHYEGDRWDDQGVNAYGCVKQLFLLKKSHRHLKVILSIGGWTWSTNFPSAASTSENRLRFSKSAVTLMKDWGFDGIDIDWEYPNDKNEATNFELLLQAVRDELDLYASQNAPGYRFLLSIAAPAGPDKYNKIHLANISKFVDQINLMAYDYSGSWDSTSGHNANLFPYKASANPYNTDKAINDYINSGVPAEKIVLGMPIYGRSFEGNLGIGKSFSDVGQGSWERGVWDYKALPKAGAEIEYDKEAQAYYSYDPITHELISYDTPEAVENKVGYVLKHGLGGSMFWEASGDKKGNESLISISYNFLGTLAASENWLDFPGSRYANIALGMPN; encoded by the exons atgtGGCCATCTATTCGCCGGTCGCTGGCAGCCGTTGCCATATTTCACGCTACCCTTTGCCTTGCACTCCTCCTTGGACGACCACTTCATACGAAAGAGATAACCCAGCATACTAAAAACCATGTCAACGCTGTCTATTTCACTAACTG GGGCATCTACGGAAGGAACTTTCAGCCTCAAGATCTTCCAGCTTCCCAAATCACACAAGTATTATTTGCCTTCTTGAATATCAAGCCTGACGGGACTGT GTACTCAGGAGACAGTTACGCGGACTTGGAGAAGCATTATGAAGGAGATC GCTGGGATGACCAAGGAGTCAACGCATATGGATGCGTGAAGCAGCTCTTCCTGTTGAAAAAATCCCATCGGCATCTCAAGGTCATTTTATCCATTGGCGGATGGACTTGGTCGACCAATTTTCCATCTGCGGCCAGCACCAGTGAAAACCGCCTCAGATTCTCCAAGTCTGCTGTCACTCTGATGAAAGACTGGGGATTCGATGGGATCGATATCGACTGGGAGTACCCCAACGACAAAAATGAAGCCACCAACTTTGAATTACTACTTCAAGCCGTTCGAGACGAACTTGACTTGTATGCCAGCCAAAACGCACCCGGCTATCGTTTCCTGCTTTCCATTGCCGCGCCCGCTGGTCCCGACAAGTACAACAAGATCCACCTTGCCAATATTAGCAAATTTGTTGATCAGATTAACCTTATGGCTTACGACTACTCAGGAAGTTGGGACAGCACCAGTGGCCACAATGCGAACTTGTTTCCCTACAAGGCCAGTGCGAACCCATACAACACGGACAAAGCCATCAATGACTACATAAATTCTGGTGTTCCGGCAGAAAAAATCGTCCTTGGCATGCCTATTTATGGGCGCTCGTTTGAAGGGAATCTGGGTATCGGCAAATCCTTCAGTGACGTTGGACAGGGCTCTTGGGAGAGGGGCGTTTGGGACTACAAGGCGTTACCCAAGGCCGGTGCGGAGATCGAGTATGACAAAGAGGCTCAAGCTTACTATAGCTACGATCCTATCACTCACGAGTTGATCTCCTATGATACGCCAGAAGCGGTAGAGAACAAGGTGGGCTATGTTCTAAAACATGGCCTCGGAGGGAGCATGTTTTGGGAAGCCTCAGGGGACAAGAAGGGTAACGAGTCGCTTATCAGTATAAGCTACAACTTTCTGGGGACCTTGGCTGCATCAGAGAATTGGCTGGACTTTCCAGGGTCAAGATATGCAAACATTGCCTTGGGAATGCCGAATTAG